One Spinacia oleracea cultivar Varoflay chromosome 4, BTI_SOV_V1, whole genome shotgun sequence DNA segment encodes these proteins:
- the LOC110802635 gene encoding uncharacterized protein, translated as METQMEPLQIPRSLEEVQGRGVLGGAALEKVREMMKTVNVVLGLRNGMETLGEGGVISTQETEHTRNVEQDEGEGVQPQQSQAGGNGVPKQPWVSLFKPKPLTSKGVSLSFIAPTVCDGSPVAMLEQANLDEMSVIWESPVIMYMVGDRPSIGAVIRFVEKDWNIVSKPQVLLHEEGYFVIKFASKKERDSILMAGPHSFFGKPVIVKPWSPEFNFQAEVLRVGPIWVRFPNLPLNCWGAGSLSRIGSLLGVPLFADECTTCQQRISFARILIEIDVTKSLPRNVMLKDPTGKTFKQQVDYDWLPPFCPTCKMIGHVCGKDKKNTARLVPAAHAQKKVQKVWVPKQVVVVEEPKQASESVNVMVEDETSNEMDTSMDSVITPKAPIQDDGWRVVSRRRKVTSSPVHNTGLAQVGYAGEDGGEIGAPSHIPP; from the coding sequence ATGGAAACCCAGATGGAACCACTGCAGATTCCAAGATCTTTGGAGGAGGTGCAAGGGAGAGGTGTTTTGGGTGGTGCTGCGCTTGAGAAGGTACGTGAAATGATGAAAACTGTTAACGTTGTTCTGGGTTTGAGAAATGGTATGGAAACCCTTGGTGAGGGTGGTGTCATCTCCACCCAGGAAACAGAGCATACCCGAAATGTTGAGCAGGATGAAGGAGAAGGGGTGCAGCCTCAACAATCTCAAGCAGGTGGTAATGGTGTGCCAAAACAACCTTGGGTAAGTTTGTTTAAACCCAAACCCCTTACTTCTAAAGGTGTCTCTCTTTCATTCATTGCTCCTACTGTGTGTGATGGTTCCCCTGTTGCTATGCTTGAACAAGCTAATTTAGATGAAATGTCAGTAATATGGGAATCTCCAGTCATTATGTATATGGTGGGGGATAGACCTTCGATTGGGGCTGTTATTAGGTTTGTTGAGAAGGATTGGAATATTGTTTCAAAACCCCAGGTGCTGCTTCATGAGGAGGGCTATTTTGTTATCAAATTTGCCTCTAAGAAAGAAAGAGACTCAATCTTGATGGCTGGACCTCATTCTTTCTTTGGTAAACCAGTAATTGTTAAGCCCTGGTCACCAGAGTTTAATTTTCAGGCTGAAGTGTTAAGAGTGGGGCCAATTTGGGTCAGATTCCCTAATCTTCCTTTAAACTGTTGGGGAGCTGGATCTTTGAGTAGAATAGGAAGTTTGCTTGGTGTGCCTCTCTTTGCTGATGAGTGTACCACTTGTCAGCAGAGAATTTCTTTTGCTCGAATACTTATTGAAATAGATGTCACAAAGAGCTTGCCTAGAAATGTCATGCTAAAGGATCCAACTGGTAAGACCTTCAAGCAACAGGTAGACTATGATTGGTTGCCACCATTCTGCCCTACTTGcaagatgataggacatgttTGTGGCAAAGATAAGAAGAACACTGCTAGACTTGTTCCTGCTGCTCATGCTCAGAAGAAGGTGCAAAAAGTTTGGGTTCCAAAGCAGGTGGTTGTTGTTGAAGAACCTAAGCAGGCTAGTGAGTCTGTGAATGTCATGGTGGAAGATGAGACTAGTAATGAGATGGATACTTCTATGGACTCGGTCATTACTCCAAAAGCTCCTATTCAAGATGATGGATGGAGGGTAGTATCAAGAAGAAGAAAGGTGACTAGCAGTCCTGTGCATAACACTGGTTTGGCTCAGGTTGGATATGCTGGTGAAGATGGTGGTGAAATAGGGGCTCCTTCACATATTCCACCATGA